The genome window CCAGGGTGGGTGAATAGCGGCCACCCTCCGGCTGTCTTGTTAAGCATATTATAATCAAATATGCTTTTATTGTCAAACTTTTTCTCGCTTTTTGAAATTCCATTTTATAAATAAAATTAATCAAACAACGCCGTAGAAAAATATCTCTCCGCCGTATCCGGCAAGATTGTCACGACCGTTTTGCCCTTCCCCAGCTTTTTCGCCAGCCGCAAAGCCGCCGCCACATTCGTTCCGCTGGAGATTCCGCACATCAGCCCTTCCTGACGCGCCAGTTCTCCGGTGGTTTGAAGCGCTTCTTCGTCCGTCACGATTACCACATCATTGAAAATATCCTGATTCAGAATCTTCGGTATCAGACCATCTCCGATTCCCATCTGAATATGGCTTCCCACACTGCCGCCGGACAAAATAGCTGCATTCTCAGGTTCGACCGCCCAAACCGTCATATCCGGATTCGCTTCTTTCAAGATCTCGCCCACACCGGTAATCGTTCCTCCGGTTCCAATACCGGAACAAAAACCATCAATCCGCTTTCCGGCCTGCTCCAAAATCTCTACCGCCGTCGTCTTATAATGCGCGCGGGTATTTGCCGGATTCTCAAACTGCTGCGGCACATACACCTTCGGGTTCTCCGCCTCCATCTGCGCTGCCAACTGAATACATTTCTGGATACACTCTCCGATGTCCCCGTCATCATGTATAATCCGAACCTCAGCGCCATAATTCTGCACCAGCTTCCGCCGTTCCTCACTGACAGAATCCGGCATGATAATAATCGTCTTATATCCCTTTACAGCCCCCACCAGAGCCAGACCAATTCCCTGATTGCCGCTGGTCGGTTCTACAATAATACTATCCCTGTCAATAAGTCCCTGCTCTTCCGCCTCCGTAATCATATTAAATGCCGTCCGGGTCTTAATGGAACCTCCAATATTAACCCCTTCGAATTTAACCAAAATCTCCGCCATATCATCTCCGACGAGCCGATTCAAACGAATAAGCGGCGTATGGCCAAGCGCTTCGAGCACATTATTATATATCATGGTTAAAACCTCTTTTCTTATTTATTATATTTCTCTATCACACACTGGTGAATTTTATTTGCTTTATCATAGTTGATTCCGACCAGAAGAAGCTCTCCACCATAGTTCTCAAGAGCCTTCACATATTTCCGTTCTTTTATTTGAGAAATTGCCCCCGCCACCGTCTTATTCCACTTTAACTCCACTATAATTGCCGGTTTGTCAGAATACCGATGAGGTAAGAATACAATGTCAGCAAATCCATTTCCCGCCGGCAAC of Roseburia hominis contains these proteins:
- the cysK gene encoding cysteine synthase A, coding for MIYNNVLEALGHTPLIRLNRLVGDDMAEILVKFEGVNIGGSIKTRTAFNMITEAEEQGLIDRDSIIVEPTSGNQGIGLALVGAVKGYKTIIIMPDSVSEERRKLVQNYGAEVRIIHDDGDIGECIQKCIQLAAQMEAENPKVYVPQQFENPANTRAHYKTTAVEILEQAGKRIDGFCSGIGTGGTITGVGEILKEANPDMTVWAVEPENAAILSGGSVGSHIQMGIGDGLIPKILNQDIFNDVVIVTDEEALQTTGELARQEGLMCGISSGTNVAAALRLAKKLGKGKTVVTILPDTAERYFSTALFD